From the genome of Anopheles moucheti chromosome 3, idAnoMoucSN_F20_07, whole genome shotgun sequence, one region includes:
- the LOC128300856 gene encoding cytochrome P450 6a8-like: MYLQVVGILCAIVFACFAWIKRRYQFWKERSVAYIAPAFPYGNFGTLGKVEHIAPITQRHYNHFRQLNVPYGGVFMLTSPLLYIFDTKLIKTLLVKDFHYFPNRGVYFNERDDPLSAHMFAIEGQKWRTLRAKLSPTFTSGRIKMTLPLVMEVCQRFCDHLHQSVQTSSEVEVHDLLSRYTIDVIGACAFGIECNSFREPDNEFRRYGKIAFDKLRHSPLVVYLMKAFRRHANALGMKQLHDDVSSFFMRVVKDTVEYREREQIVRNDFMDLLLKLKNTGRLESGGEEIGRITFEEIAAQAFIFFTAGYDTSSTAMTYTLYELALKQEVQEKARQCVKETLQKYDGELTYEAVSDMSYLDQCINETLRKHPPVAILERNADKDYRMPDSGLVLRRGQKIMIPIYAMQHDPTHFPDPEQYRPERFSPEEVAQRDPYCYLPFGEGPRLCIGMRFGSLQAKMGLASLLDRFRFSTCERTQIPVQYSRTNFILGPANGVWLRAEVL, encoded by the exons ATGTACCTTCAAGTGGTGGGCATCCTGTGTGCGATCGTGTTTGCTTGTTTCGCATGGATTAAGCGCCGGTACCAATTTTGGAAGGAACGCTCCGTCGCCTATATCGCACCGGCGTTTCCGTATGGGAATTTTGGTACGCTCGGAAAGGTGGAACACATTGCACCGATCACCCAACGGCATTACAATCATTTCCGGCAGTTAAACGTCCCGTACGGTGGTGTGTTTATGCTAACCTCGCCACTGCTCTACATCTTCGACACGAAGCTGATCAAGACGCTGCTGGTGAAAGATTTCCACTACTTCCCGAACCGTGGCGTGTACTTTAACGAGCGAGATGATCCACTGTCGGCGCACATGTTCGCCATCGAGGGACAGAAATGGCGCACACTGCGCGCTAAACTGTCCCCTACCTTTACTTCCGGGCGCATCAAGATGACGCTACCGCTAGTGATGGAAGTGTGCCAGCGGTTCTGTGATCATCTGCACCAGTCAGTGCAAACTTCCAGCGAGGTCGAGGTCCACGATCTACTTTCGCGCTACACGATCGATGTCATCGGGGCGTGCGCGTTTGGCATCGAGTGTAACAGCTTTCGGGAACCTGATAACGAGTTCCGACGGTACGGTAAGATCGCGTTCGATAAGCTCCGCCATTCGCCGCTGGTTGTGTACTTGATGAAAGCTTTCCGGAGGCACGCGAACGCGTTGGGCATGAAGCAGCTACACGATGACGTTTCCAGCTTCTTCATGCGCGTAGTCAAGGACACGGTAGAATATCGCGAACGCGAACAGATCGTGCGGAACGATTTCATGGATCTGCTTCTGAAGCTAAAAAACACCGGACGGCTGGAAAGTGGAGGTGAAGAAATTGGACGGATAACGTTCGAGGAGATAGCCGCCCAGGcgtttattttcttcaccgCTGGCTATGACACTTCCTCCACGGCCATGACTTACACGCTGTACGAGCTGGCGTTAAAGCAGGAGGTGCAGGAAAAGGCTCGACAGTGCGTAAAGGAGACGCTGCAGAAATATGACGGAGAGCTAACCTACGAGGCTGTGTCCGATATGAGCTATCTCGACCAGTGCATTAATG AAACGCTGCGCAAACATCCACCTGTCGCGATACTGGAGCGTAACGCCGATAAGGACTACCGGATGCCAGACAGTGGCTTGGTACTGCGTCGTGGACAGAAGATCATGATACCGATCTACGCGATGCAACACGATCCGACCCACTTTCCCGACCCGGAACAGTATCGACCGGAACGATTTTCGCCGGAAGAGGTCGCCCAACGCGATCCCTACTGCTATCTGCCATTTGGCGAAGGGCCACGCCTCTGTATTGGTATGCGATTTGGTTCGCTTCAGGCAAAGATGGGTCTGGCAAGTTTGCTTGATCGCTTCCGGTTTAGTACCTGTGAAAGGACGCAAATACCGGTACAGTACTCGCGTACCAACTTTATTCTTGGACCGGCAAATGGTGTTTGGTTGCGGGCAGAAGTACTATAG
- the LOC128305541 gene encoding probable cytochrome P450 6a18 encodes MELVLASVVSLGACLATFCLGVYIFVVRRYSFWRDRHVPYVEPELPYGNFKEMGKSIHPAHLSQQFYEQYKSVDGPGFVGLYIFVNPVLLVTNLRLAKRILIEDFHHFPDRGVYFNEKDDPLSAHLFAIEGQRWKDLRAKITPTFTSGRMKAAFPLVLGIAEQFCDFLRERYTSGDVVEVRDLMARFTTDVIGSYAFGLECNSFRDPQNEFRRIGRKHFDTPRNHPLKVFIMKTFRGLANRLGLKLLHDDVASFFQSVIRQTIEHRERHGAQRSDFLDLLIRLKNTGSLEGSNEIVGRLSTNEIAAQAFIFFTAGFETSSSAMTYTLYELALNQDLQQRARDCVMEALKKHDGVLSYESSKNMLYLDQCIYETLRKYPPVAILERTVAKPYRLSDTNIVLHPGMKIMIPAYAIHHDPEHYPDPAAYDPDRFTPDRMARRDPCAYLPFGEGPRICIGLRFGMMQARIGLALLLKHFQVLPCRETDVPLTYSPHAFVLTPVNGVRLRLAKYDLHESPQKSYPRTEF; translated from the exons ATGGAGCTCGTGCTAGCATCGGTTGTCAGTTTGGGCGCGTGTCTTGCGACGTTCTGTCTGGGTGTGTACATTTTCGTAGTGCGCAGGTATTCCTTCTGGCGCGACCGTCATGTACCGTACGTGGAACCGGAGTTACCGTACGGGAACTTCAAAGAGATGGGCAAATCGATCCATCCGGCCCATCTAAGTCAGCAGTTCTACGAACAGTACAAAAGTGTCGATGGTCCCGGTTTCGTTGGGTTGTACATTTTCGTGAATCCGGTGCTGCTCGTCACCAATCTACGGTTGGCGAAGCGCATTCTGATCGAAGACTTCCATCACTTTCCTGACCGGGGTGTGTACTTCAACGAGAAGGATGATCCGCTCTCGGCTCATCTGTTTGCGATCGAGGGTCAACGGTGGAAGGATTTGCGGGCGAAGATCACCCCCACGTTCACGAGTGGTCGCATGAAGGCAGCATTCCCGCTGGTGCTCGGTATAGCTGAGCAGTTCTGTGACTTCCTACGGGAACGGTACACCTCCGGCGACGTGGTGGAGGTGCGCGATCTTATGGCACGCTTCACAACGGACGTGATCGGTTCGTACGCGTTTGGTTTGGAGTGTAACAGCTTCCGGGATCCTCAGAACGAGTTCCGCCGGATTGGTCGCAAGCACTTCGACACACCACGCAATCACCCGCTCAAGGTGTTCATCATGAAGACGTTCCGTGGCTTGGCGAACCGACTCGGGCTGAAGTTGCTGCATGACGATGTGGCCAGCTTCTTTCAAAGTGTCATCCGGCAGACGATCGAACATCGCGAACGGCACGGTGCACAGAGAAGCGATTTTCTGGACCTGCTGATAAGACTAAAGAACACGGGATCGCTGGAAGGCTCCAACGAGATAGTGGGCCGGCTTTCGACGAACGAAATTGCCGCTCAAGCGTTCATCTTTTTTACGGCCGGTTTCGAGACGTCGTCCAGTGCGATGACCTACACGCTGTACGAGCTGGCACTGAACCAAGACCTGCAGCAGAGGGCCAGGGACTGTGTCATGGAAGCGCTGAAAAAACACGATGGAGTCCTGTCCTACGAATCTTCGAAGAATATGCTATACTTAGATCAATGCATTTATG AAACTCTTCGCAAGTACCCACCCGTGGCGATATTGGAGCGAACGGTTGCCAAACCTTACAGGCTCTCAGACACCAACATCGTTCTGCATCCGGGAATGAAGATCATGATTCCGGCCTACGCCATCCACCACGATCCGGAACACTATCCCGATCCGGCCGCGTACGATCCGGACCGGTTCACTCCCGATCGGATGGCCAGACGTGATCCGTGTGCATATCTACCGTTCGGTGAAGGTCCGCGCATATGTATCGGGTTGCGGTTCGGTATGATGCAGGCACGTATCGGGTTGGCGCTACTGTTGAAGCATTTCCAAGTGTTACCCTGTAGGGAGACGGACGTGCCCTTGACCTACTCTCCCCATGCATTCGTACTGACGCCCGTCAATGGCGTGCGGTTGCGGTTGGCTAAATATGATCTACACGAGTCGCCGCAAAAGAGTTACCCGCGTACGGAATTTTAG